One genomic segment of Polynucleobacter sp. MWH-UH2A includes these proteins:
- the ppa gene encoding inorganic diphosphatase produces MSLDNVKPGKKIPESFNVIIEIPMNADPIKYEVDKESGAIFVDRFMGTSMHYPCNYGYINKTIAGDGDPVDVLVITPFPLIPGVVVSCRAIGILMMEDEAGQDAKLLAVPEDKILPIYTHWQKPEDMNPLRLNQIQHFFEHYKDLEKGKWVKVKGWGGVADAHKEILEGIERYNKEHA; encoded by the coding sequence ATGAGTCTCGACAACGTCAAGCCAGGTAAAAAGATCCCAGAGAGCTTTAACGTCATTATTGAAATCCCAATGAATGCGGATCCAATCAAGTATGAAGTGGATAAAGAGAGTGGCGCTATTTTTGTCGATCGCTTCATGGGTACTTCCATGCACTATCCATGTAACTATGGTTACATCAACAAAACTATCGCCGGTGATGGCGACCCTGTTGACGTACTCGTGATCACTCCATTTCCATTAATTCCTGGCGTGGTTGTGAGCTGCCGCGCAATTGGCATCTTAATGATGGAAGACGAAGCAGGACAAGACGCAAAATTATTGGCAGTTCCAGAAGATAAGATTTTGCCAATCTACACTCACTGGCAAAAACCAGAAGATATGAACCCATTGCGCTTGAATCAGATTCAACACTTCTTCGAGCACTACAAAGATCTCGAAAAAGGTAAATGGGTCAAAGTGAAGGGTTGGGGTGGCGTTGCTGATGCCCATAAAGAAATCCTTGAGGGTATTGAGCGTTACAACAAAGAGCACGCTTAA
- a CDS encoding NAD+ synthase, which translates to MSAQTIALAQINPLLGDLAGNAQLILKAAQEASAKGAKLLVTPELSLTGYPPEDLLLRPAFIQAATQELELLSKSLTQFQDLTVIVGHPKKTEIGLQNYASVLRNGKVIAGYAKQELPNHEVFDEVRYFVPGNEACVFECDGVSYGVILCEDAWHAGPAKQAHAAGAQILLVPNASPYHLKKEALRIDVLRSHIAQTQMPLVYVNAVGGQDELVFDGGSFALNGQGKVVMAMPQFESALGFVNVNAAGELETGFITATQSVEAQAYQALVLGVRDYVNKNRFPGVIIGLSGGIDSALVLAIAVDALGADKVRTVMMPSRYTADISWIDAREMAKNLGVQYDEIPISGPVDALEASLAEQFKGMSVDATEENIQARVRGTLLMALSNKTGRLVLTTGNKSEMAVGYCTLYGDMAGGFAVIKDIAKTLVYRLCAYRNSIAPIIPERILTRAPSAELRPDQKDQDSLPSYEVLDGIVERYMEQNQSIAQIIAAGFDSESVEKVTRLIKLNEYKRRQAPPGVRVTTRAFGRDWRYPITSQFRA; encoded by the coding sequence GTGAGCGCGCAAACCATCGCCCTAGCCCAGATCAACCCATTACTGGGCGATTTGGCTGGCAATGCGCAGCTCATTCTCAAAGCCGCCCAGGAAGCTAGCGCCAAAGGCGCTAAGCTCCTTGTTACGCCAGAGCTCTCGCTCACAGGCTATCCACCAGAAGATTTATTGCTGCGCCCTGCTTTTATTCAAGCAGCTACGCAAGAGCTAGAATTGCTCTCCAAATCACTAACGCAATTTCAAGACCTCACAGTCATCGTCGGGCATCCCAAAAAAACTGAGATTGGCTTACAAAACTATGCGTCTGTATTGCGCAATGGCAAGGTGATTGCAGGTTACGCTAAACAAGAATTACCAAACCATGAAGTCTTTGATGAAGTACGTTACTTCGTGCCTGGAAATGAAGCCTGCGTATTTGAATGCGATGGTGTTTCCTATGGCGTGATTTTGTGTGAGGATGCCTGGCATGCTGGACCAGCAAAGCAAGCGCACGCTGCTGGCGCACAAATTCTATTGGTACCAAACGCATCACCCTATCACCTCAAGAAAGAGGCTTTGCGTATTGATGTTTTGCGTAGTCATATTGCGCAAACCCAAATGCCCCTGGTTTATGTCAATGCTGTTGGTGGCCAAGATGAACTTGTCTTTGATGGCGGTTCATTTGCTTTAAATGGCCAAGGCAAAGTGGTAATGGCGATGCCACAGTTTGAATCTGCCCTTGGATTTGTCAATGTCAATGCTGCTGGCGAGCTTGAGACTGGATTTATTACTGCAACGCAAAGCGTAGAGGCGCAAGCCTATCAAGCCCTTGTTTTAGGCGTGCGCGATTACGTCAATAAGAATCGCTTTCCTGGGGTCATTATTGGTTTATCTGGTGGCATTGATTCTGCCCTAGTGCTAGCAATTGCAGTAGATGCCCTTGGTGCCGATAAGGTGCGCACTGTCATGATGCCTTCACGCTATACCGCCGACATCTCGTGGATTGATGCCCGTGAAATGGCAAAGAACTTGGGCGTCCAATACGACGAGATTCCGATTAGCGGTCCTGTTGATGCACTAGAAGCATCTTTAGCAGAACAATTCAAGGGCATGTCTGTGGATGCCACCGAAGAGAATATTCAGGCACGTGTTCGTGGCACTCTGTTAATGGCCCTTTCAAATAAAACTGGTCGATTAGTTTTGACCACCGGCAATAAAAGCGAAATGGCTGTCGGCTACTGCACTCTCTACGGCGATATGGCTGGTGGCTTTGCCGTAATTAAAGATATTGCCAAGACTTTGGTCTATCGTCTGTGTGCCTATCGCAATAGTATTGCGCCAATTATTCCGGAGCGCATTTTGACGCGCGCGCCCTCTGCTGAATTGCGACCCGATCAAAAAGACCAAGACAGCCTACCCTCTTACGAAGTGCTCGACGGCATTGTTGAACGCTATATGGAACAGAATCAATCTATCGCCCAAATTATTGCTGCTGGCTTTGATTCTGAAAGCGTAGAAAAAGTGACGCGCTTGATTAAGCTAAATGAATACAAGCGTCGCCAAGCACCACCCGGGGTTCGCGTCACTACCCGCGCTTTTGGTCGTGACTGGCGCTATCCCATCACATCCCAATTTAGAGCCTAA
- a CDS encoding helix-turn-helix domain-containing protein, with protein sequence MYTPNKLPEIKKEAFKKARESLGLSTKDLSGMACLSVRQIEQIENGETSTFYGPQVKVTAAKKVAGLLKLKEEDAFDFGVVTPNKAETKKEAKEAKEEAKEEAKDSEKVVKVVQSTDTDSSKSIKTSAPKKADDVKKFVSSQQAINQSSASKNPKRKLYILAGVAAALVFSIINLRPLFFPEVVKEEVVVVEQSQAAAPVDVPADPKVTPPASTPEPVVAAAAPAPAPSIECPPADAAAVSYKPDAPKKAGDMVYLQSKTAQTVCVVDASGKTQNKTLEAGVGTSVYGKPPLKVLTSGAAQVDIYYQGVKVRLSNITAKNILLEPAEIIQPLAPTDSQFR encoded by the coding sequence GTGTATACACCAAACAAACTTCCTGAAATTAAAAAAGAGGCCTTTAAGAAGGCTCGAGAAAGTCTTGGTTTAAGCACCAAAGATTTATCTGGGATGGCATGTTTATCAGTGCGCCAAATTGAGCAAATTGAAAATGGTGAGACCAGTACCTTTTACGGACCTCAGGTAAAAGTTACCGCAGCAAAAAAGGTTGCAGGCTTGCTCAAATTGAAAGAAGAAGACGCTTTTGATTTTGGGGTAGTAACGCCTAATAAAGCAGAGACTAAAAAAGAGGCCAAAGAAGCCAAAGAAGAAGCCAAAGAAGAAGCTAAAGATTCAGAAAAAGTAGTTAAGGTAGTTCAATCTACTGATACAGACTCATCAAAGTCGATTAAGACAAGTGCACCTAAAAAAGCGGACGACGTAAAGAAATTTGTGTCATCTCAACAAGCGATTAATCAAAGTTCCGCCTCAAAAAATCCAAAGCGGAAGTTGTATATTCTTGCGGGTGTTGCAGCAGCGCTTGTGTTTTCAATTATTAATTTGCGCCCCTTATTTTTTCCAGAGGTAGTCAAAGAAGAAGTGGTGGTTGTGGAGCAATCTCAAGCGGCAGCGCCTGTTGATGTACCCGCAGATCCCAAGGTAACACCACCAGCGAGCACCCCAGAGCCAGTTGTAGCTGCGGCTGCACCGGCCCCAGCCCCGTCAATAGAATGCCCACCCGCAGACGCTGCGGCGGTTAGTTATAAGCCAGATGCCCCTAAAAAGGCAGGCGATATGGTGTATTTGCAGTCCAAAACTGCGCAAACGGTTTGCGTTGTGGATGCGAGCGGAAAGACTCAAAATAAAACATTAGAAGCTGGAGTGGGTACCAGCGTATATGGCAAGCCACCATTAAAGGTGTTGACTTCGGGCGCGGCTCAGGTTGACATCTATTATCAAGGCGTAAAAGTACGCCTATCAAATATCACTGCAAAGAATATTCTTTTGGAGCCAGCTGAAATCATTCAGCCATTGGCTCCCACAGATTCCCAGTTTCGTTGA
- a CDS encoding P-II family nitrogen regulator translates to MKLITSIIKPFKLDEVREALAEVGVTGLTVTEVKGFGRQKGHTELYRGAEYVVDFLPKVKVEAVVPGDRVEAAIEAITKAARTGKIGDGKIFITPVEQVIRIRTGETNESAV, encoded by the coding sequence ATGAAACTCATTACATCAATTATTAAACCGTTCAAACTCGATGAAGTTCGTGAAGCACTAGCTGAAGTTGGCGTTACTGGCCTTACCGTAACTGAGGTAAAGGGTTTTGGCCGTCAAAAAGGTCATACCGAACTCTACCGTGGCGCTGAATATGTGGTCGACTTCTTGCCGAAAGTAAAGGTTGAGGCAGTTGTTCCAGGTGATCGTGTTGAAGCAGCAATCGAAGCAATTACCAAAGCTGCACGTACCGGCAAAATTGGTGATGGAAAAATCTTTATCACTCCAGTTGAGCAAGTGATTCGTATTCGTACTGGCGAAACCAACGAATCCGCAGTCTAA